Proteins encoded together in one Bosea sp. (in: a-proteobacteria) window:
- a CDS encoding M20/M25/M40 family metallo-hydrolase — protein sequence MSTPNIPLDVEAAIAHLMRFLSVEGVTGQEAKIGAAVVDALKAVGVPASAIRFDDANKRIPLPTETGNLIVDLPGTRPGPRLLFSTHLDTVPLCAGAKPKREGDRIVSDGTTALGGDARTGVALLVVLAETLIKHKLPHPPITLLFTVREESGLHGARELDPKDLGGAAMCINVDGQLSSELLIGAVGQENWEVEITGKASHAGVAPEKGISATLVGAIAIAEARREGWFGKIVKPDGRGTSNVGIFGGKGGTVAAGDATNVVTDYAFIRGEARSPEAAFATKIAEGFKAAFAKAQGEVKDDAGETAKVTFTHKPSYPPFELAKDAPVVQRAAKALGLLGIEPVYLFSNGGLDANWLDKHGVPTITIGAGQAEIHTIKEYVRLDEYEKGCRLGILMATLED from the coding sequence ATGAGCACACCCAACATCCCCCTCGACGTCGAAGCCGCCATCGCGCATCTGATGCGCTTCCTCTCGGTCGAGGGCGTGACCGGCCAGGAGGCCAAGATCGGCGCCGCCGTCGTCGACGCGTTGAAGGCGGTCGGCGTGCCGGCCTCCGCGATCCGCTTCGACGACGCCAACAAGCGCATCCCGCTGCCGACCGAGACCGGCAACCTGATCGTCGACCTGCCCGGCACCCGGCCGGGCCCGCGCCTGCTGTTCTCGACCCATCTCGACACCGTGCCGCTCTGCGCCGGCGCCAAGCCGAAGCGCGAGGGCGACCGCATCGTCTCCGACGGCACCACCGCGCTCGGCGGCGACGCGCGCACCGGCGTGGCCCTGCTCGTCGTGCTGGCCGAGACGCTGATCAAGCACAAGCTGCCGCATCCGCCGATCACGCTGCTGTTCACGGTGCGCGAGGAGAGCGGCCTGCACGGCGCGCGCGAACTCGACCCGAAGGACCTCGGCGGCGCGGCGATGTGCATCAACGTCGACGGCCAGCTCTCTTCCGAGCTCCTGATCGGCGCCGTCGGCCAGGAGAACTGGGAGGTCGAGATCACCGGCAAGGCGTCCCACGCCGGCGTCGCGCCCGAGAAGGGCATCTCGGCCACGCTCGTCGGCGCGATCGCGATCGCGGAAGCCCGGCGCGAGGGCTGGTTCGGCAAGATCGTCAAGCCCGACGGGCGCGGCACCAGCAATGTCGGCATCTTCGGCGGAAAGGGCGGCACGGTCGCGGCCGGCGACGCCACCAACGTCGTCACCGACTACGCCTTCATCCGCGGCGAGGCCCGCAGCCCCGAGGCCGCCTTCGCCACCAAGATCGCCGAAGGCTTCAAGGCCGCCTTCGCCAAGGCGCAGGGCGAGGTCAAGGACGACGCCGGCGAGACCGCGAAGGTGACCTTCACCCACAAGCCGAGCTATCCGCCCTTCGAGCTCGCCAAGGACGCCCCGGTGGTGCAGCGCGCCGCCAAGGCGCTCGGCCTGCTCGGCATCGAGCCGGTCTATCTGTTCTCCAATGGCGGCCTCGACGCCAACTGGCTCGACAAGCACGGCGTGCCGACGATCACCATCGGCGCCGGCCAGGCCGAGATCCATACGATCAAGGAATATGTCAGGCTCGACGAATACGAGAAGGGTTGCCGCCTCGGCATCCTGATGGCGACGCTCGAAGACTAA
- a CDS encoding AbgT family transporter: protein MTTAAAPKTAMQRFLDGVERVGNMVPHPVVIFLILIGIVIALSAVLGLFGAAVTFERINPETHKIEQASTAIRSLLTLEGIRFMYSSLVPNFMSFTAVGLMIVAMIGAGVAEESGLVTALIRKLVIVSPGWALTYILSFVGILSSIAADAGYLVLIPLAGVAYLAVGRNPVAGLALGFAAVAGAFTVNMLIKPLDAVLVEFTNDAARLVDPNRSIGLASNLWFSIASVLVLTIVVAFITDRVVSPRLGAYDPKTAAEGTVTEQGAVLSKAESRGLRYAGFGMLALIAVFCLLTLPAGAPLRNPTTGELIGNSPFMNGLIALIMLMFLISGWTYGIGAGTMRTLTEVIAAIEKSIKSMGGTIFLFFVLSQFVAYFTYTNIGTVMALSLSGVLQAANIGALPLLIGFIVVVAIIDLLLTGAIAKWAIFAPVFVPLLMKLGVEPEAVLAAYRVGDSPMNAITPLNAYFALVVGFTQKYDRNAGVGTVVSLMLPYVVWMFVVWTALFALWKVLGLPWGL, encoded by the coding sequence ATGACCACCGCCGCCGCGCCGAAGACGGCCATGCAGAGATTCCTCGATGGCGTCGAGAGGGTGGGGAACATGGTCCCGCACCCCGTCGTCATCTTCCTGATCCTGATCGGCATCGTCATCGCGCTTTCCGCGGTGCTCGGGCTGTTCGGGGCCGCCGTCACCTTCGAGCGGATCAACCCCGAGACGCACAAGATCGAGCAGGCGAGCACGGCGATCCGCAGCCTGCTGACGCTCGAAGGCATCCGCTTCATGTATTCGTCGCTGGTGCCGAACTTCATGAGCTTCACGGCGGTCGGCCTGATGATCGTGGCCATGATCGGCGCCGGCGTCGCCGAGGAATCGGGGCTGGTGACGGCGCTGATCCGCAAGCTCGTCATCGTCTCCCCCGGCTGGGCGCTGACCTATATCCTGTCCTTCGTCGGCATCCTGTCCTCGATCGCGGCGGACGCCGGCTATCTGGTCCTGATCCCGCTCGCCGGCGTCGCCTATCTCGCCGTCGGCCGCAACCCGGTGGCCGGCCTGGCACTGGGCTTCGCGGCGGTGGCCGGTGCCTTCACCGTCAACATGCTGATCAAGCCGCTCGACGCGGTTCTGGTCGAGTTCACCAACGACGCCGCCCGGCTGGTCGATCCGAACCGCTCGATCGGGCTTGCCTCCAATCTCTGGTTCTCGATCGCCTCGGTCCTGGTCCTGACCATCGTCGTCGCCTTCATCACCGACCGGGTCGTGTCGCCGCGCCTGGGCGCCTACGATCCCAAGACGGCAGCCGAAGGCACCGTGACCGAGCAGGGCGCCGTGCTGTCCAAAGCGGAATCGCGCGGCCTGCGCTATGCTGGCTTCGGCATGCTCGCGCTGATCGCCGTGTTCTGCCTGCTGACGCTGCCCGCGGGCGCGCCCTTGCGCAATCCGACGACCGGCGAGCTGATCGGCAACTCGCCCTTCATGAACGGGCTGATCGCGCTGATCATGCTGATGTTCCTGATCAGCGGCTGGACCTACGGCATCGGCGCCGGAACGATGCGGACCCTGACCGAGGTGATCGCGGCGATCGAGAAGTCGATCAAGAGCATGGGCGGCACGATCTTCCTGTTCTTCGTGCTCAGCCAGTTCGTCGCCTATTTCACCTACACCAATATCGGCACGGTGATGGCGCTGAGCCTGTCGGGCGTGCTGCAGGCGGCAAATATCGGGGCGTTGCCGCTCTTGATCGGCTTCATCGTGGTAGTCGCGATCATAGACCTGCTGCTCACCGGCGCGATCGCGAAATGGGCGATCTTCGCGCCCGTCTTCGTGCCGTTGCTGATGAAGCTCGGCGTCGAGCCGGAAGCCGTGCTGGCCGCCTATCGCGTCGGCGATTCGCCGATGAACGCGATCACCCCGCTCAACGCCTATTTCGCTCTCGTCGTCGGCTTCACGCAGAAATACGACCGCAACGCCGGCGTCGGCACGGTCGTCTCGCTGATGCTGCCCTATGTCGTCTGGATGTTCGTGGTCTGGACCGCCCTCTTCGCGCTCTGGAAGGTGCTCGGGCTGCCGTGGGGCCTCTAG
- a CDS encoding alpha/beta fold hydrolase, translating into MKRLERRPRPGHVRLPRLLPLALAAGLAGCASTPRGLLEPVSPVPGTDKVDMLAATTRAHSADAGVLFSGERGEGVSFRNIVVSIPREREVGTIQLPRSIPGDPARDFVVTASKPVPKARLGDWFRATGGRAKRVFVFVHGFNTPFDRAVFRFAQLAHDADADAAPVLFSWPSRGFLLDYSRDFDNASYSRSDLADLLKVAAASPAVREIVILAHSMGSWPAVEAVRQIALEDGGVPRKIGNLILASPDLDVGVFRRQIEDMGTKRPQITVFSAQHDRALQLSRFIARGATRLGGIDPTQEEYRRQFAGLSGITVIDLSEVNSDRLNHDLFAASPDAVRLIGDRLLQGQVITDGDVSAPVAAAGALGSAATLLITASIRVFDAASAP; encoded by the coding sequence GTGAAGCGGTTGGAACGGCGTCCGCGCCCTGGTCATGTCCGCCTGCCCCGGCTCCTGCCGCTCGCGCTCGCCGCCGGGCTCGCCGGCTGCGCGTCGACGCCGCGCGGGCTGCTCGAGCCGGTTTCGCCCGTTCCCGGCACCGACAAGGTCGACATGCTGGCGGCGACGACGCGCGCGCACTCCGCCGATGCGGGTGTCCTCTTCAGCGGCGAGCGGGGCGAGGGCGTCTCGTTCCGCAACATCGTCGTCTCGATCCCGCGTGAGCGCGAGGTCGGCACCATCCAGCTGCCGCGCTCCATCCCCGGAGACCCCGCCAGGGATTTCGTCGTCACCGCCTCGAAGCCGGTGCCGAAGGCCAGGCTCGGCGACTGGTTCCGCGCGACCGGCGGGCGGGCGAAGCGCGTCTTCGTGTTCGTGCACGGCTTCAACACGCCGTTCGACCGGGCGGTCTTCCGCTTCGCGCAGCTGGCGCACGATGCCGACGCCGACGCCGCGCCGGTGCTGTTCTCCTGGCCGTCGCGCGGCTTTCTGCTCGACTACAGCCGCGACTTCGACAACGCCTCCTATTCACGCTCCGATCTCGCCGATCTGCTCAAAGTGGCCGCGGCCAGCCCCGCCGTCCGCGAGATCGTGATCCTGGCCCATTCGATGGGGAGCTGGCCCGCCGTCGAGGCGGTCAGGCAGATCGCGCTCGAGGATGGCGGCGTCCCGCGCAAGATCGGCAACCTCATCCTGGCCTCGCCCGATCTCGATGTCGGCGTCTTCCGGCGCCAGATCGAGGATATGGGGACGAAGCGCCCGCAGATCACGGTGTTCTCGGCACAGCACGACCGGGCCCTGCAGCTGTCGCGCTTCATCGCCCGCGGCGCGACGCGGCTCGGTGGCATCGATCCGACGCAGGAGGAATATCGCCGCCAGTTCGCCGGGCTCTCCGGGATCACCGTGATCGACCTGTCCGAGGTCAACAGCGATCGCCTGAATCACGACCTGTTCGCGGCCAGCCCCGATGCGGTGCGTCTCATCGGCGACAGGCTGCTGCAGGGGCAGGTGATCACCGATGGCGACGTCTCGGCCCCCGTGGCCGCAGCCGGCGCGCTCGGCTCCGCCGCGACGCTCCTGATCACGGCCTCGATACGGGTCTTCGATGCTGCGTCCGCGCCGTAG
- a CDS encoding efflux RND transporter periplasmic adaptor subunit, whose product MRCGTVSSRPGCVAAALVVALALTACNRQEKEPPAPVRYVRTVTVEPLRQAPDLTFAGHVEAQDQASLAFRIGGRLAERLVGVGASVVAGQVVARLDPENELNDLRAAQAGLTAAQGDLRKAENQHQRQSHLLERHITTQADYEAAQQGLTAARAQVDAAQARVASAEDIVGFTTLKADAPGVVTRVGAEPAEVVAAGRMIVQLARREGRDAVFEIPADLVRRVTPGLQVRVTLAGEAGTEVAGRVREIAPQADPVTRTFQVRVGLAEPPPAFRLGAAVSGSVRPAGGGLIAVPATALTRRDQSAGAWIVDPQSLTVALRKLDVANSDPATAWIAKGLNVGDIVVTAGAGLLQEGQKVRLMGAEPR is encoded by the coding sequence ATGAGGTGCGGCACGGTTTCATCGCGCCCGGGCTGCGTCGCGGCCGCGCTCGTCGTCGCGCTCGCCCTTACGGCCTGCAACCGGCAGGAGAAGGAGCCGCCGGCGCCTGTGCGCTACGTCCGCACCGTGACGGTCGAGCCGCTGCGCCAGGCGCCCGATCTCACCTTCGCCGGCCATGTCGAGGCGCAGGACCAGGCGTCGCTGGCGTTCCGCATCGGCGGGCGGCTGGCCGAGCGGCTGGTCGGCGTCGGCGCGAGCGTCGTCGCCGGGCAGGTCGTCGCCCGGCTCGATCCCGAGAACGAGCTCAACGACCTGCGCGCGGCCCAGGCCGGGCTGACCGCGGCGCAGGGCGACCTGCGCAAGGCGGAGAACCAGCACCAGCGCCAGAGCCATCTGCTCGAGCGGCACATCACCACCCAGGCGGATTACGAGGCGGCCCAGCAGGGGCTCACCGCCGCCCGCGCCCAGGTCGACGCGGCCCAGGCCCGGGTCGCCTCGGCCGAGGACATCGTCGGCTTCACCACGCTGAAGGCCGATGCGCCGGGCGTCGTCACGCGCGTCGGCGCGGAGCCGGCCGAGGTCGTCGCCGCCGGCCGCATGATCGTCCAGCTGGCGCGGCGGGAGGGGCGCGACGCGGTGTTCGAGATTCCGGCCGACCTGGTCCGGCGGGTCACGCCGGGCCTTCAGGTGCGCGTCACACTCGCCGGGGAGGCGGGCACGGAGGTGGCCGGCCGGGTGCGGGAGATCGCGCCCCAGGCCGACCCCGTCACCCGGACCTTCCAGGTCCGGGTCGGCCTCGCCGAGCCGCCGCCGGCCTTCAGGCTCGGCGCGGCCGTCTCCGGCTCGGTCCGTCCCGCCGGCGGCGGGTTGATCGCCGTACCCGCGACGGCGCTGACGCGGCGGGACCAGTCCGCCGGCGCCTGGATCGTCGATCCGCAGAGCCTGACCGTCGCTCTGCGCAAGCTCGACGTCGCGAATTCCGATCCGGCCACGGCCTGGATCGCCAAGGGACTGAACGTCGGCGACATCGTCGTCACCGCCGGAGCCGGGCTTCTGCAGGAAGGCCAGAAGGTGCGCCTGATGGGAGCGGAGCCGCGATGA
- a CDS encoding efflux RND transporter permease subunit, with product MRFNLSEWALKSRSVVIYLMIIAVVAGVFAFVKLGRNEDPAFVIKTMVVSAVWPGASMEDTLTQVTERLERQLEETPGLDMVRSYTKPGVTTIFVNLKGDVPGRQVQDTWYRVRNLIADMRHTLPAGTLGPFFNDRFGDTYGIIYGFTADGFSTRELRDHVETIRSRLLLVPDVSKIEIIGAQDERIFIEFSVRELANLGLDRAALLAALQAQNVVRPAGTVQTQAETFSVRVSGAFQSEADLLGINFPVGDRMVRLADIATIRRGQADPPTPMFRTNGQDAIGLGIAMREGGDILALGANIKKAMGEITAGLPLGIEPHLVADQAVTVSYAIDDFMSSLWQAVGIILVVSFISLGVRPGLVVALAIPLTLAIVFACMLVAGIDMQRISLGALIIALALLVDDAMTTTDAMVTRLAAGEPKLKAATFAFDKYATAMLAGTLVTIAGFVPIGFAASSAGEYTFSLFAVVTIALVVSWFVAVLFAPVLGVAMLKAPDAAAQGAEPGRVERGFRSMLSGAIKLRWITIAVTLALFAASIMALPLVPRQFFPASDRPELLVDLSLPQNASIYASEGLVDRFEAALKGDPDIERWSTYIGRGAIRFYLPLDARLPNDFFSQAVIVAKDVPARERVQKKLETLLATEFPNVIGRVSPLELGPPVGWPVQYRVSGPDIAEVRTIAMKLAQVVATNPNTRQINFDWIEPSRQLRLRVDQDEARRLGLSSAAVAAIVNTVLSGTVVTQVRDSIYLVDVVVRAQDAERVSLDTLRSMQVALPSGRSVPVSQFVSFDYGLDTPLIWRRDRVPNLTVAADVTPGTLPETVVTALQPAVDAFRATLPADYDVAVGGSVEESAKSQASVIAVVPVMLLIMFTVLMAQLKSFRLFAIVLSIAPLGLIGVVGALLISGKPLGFVALLGILALIGIITKNAVILVGQIEDERAAGKSVAQAAIDAAGTRFRPIMLTAVSTVLGMIPIAPTVFWGPMAFAIMGGLLVATVLTLVLLPVLYVTVFGAATPAGEAQRTADAGASLS from the coding sequence ATGAGATTCAACCTCTCGGAATGGGCGCTGAAGAGCCGCTCGGTGGTGATCTATCTGATGATCATCGCGGTGGTGGCCGGCGTCTTCGCCTTCGTCAAGCTCGGCCGCAACGAGGATCCGGCCTTCGTCATCAAGACGATGGTGGTGTCCGCGGTCTGGCCCGGCGCCAGCATGGAAGACACGCTGACCCAGGTGACGGAGCGGCTCGAGCGGCAGCTCGAGGAGACGCCCGGGCTCGACATGGTGCGCAGCTACACCAAGCCCGGCGTGACGACGATCTTCGTCAACCTCAAGGGCGACGTACCCGGGCGGCAGGTGCAGGACACCTGGTACCGGGTCCGCAACCTGATCGCCGACATGCGCCACACGCTGCCGGCCGGCACGCTCGGGCCGTTCTTCAACGACCGCTTCGGCGACACCTACGGCATCATCTACGGCTTCACCGCCGACGGTTTCTCCACCCGCGAGCTGCGCGATCACGTCGAGACCATCCGCTCGCGGCTGCTGCTCGTGCCCGACGTCTCGAAGATCGAGATCATCGGCGCGCAGGACGAGCGCATCTTCATCGAGTTCTCGGTGCGCGAGCTCGCCAATCTCGGCCTCGACCGCGCGGCGCTGCTGGCGGCCCTGCAGGCCCAGAACGTGGTGCGGCCGGCGGGCACGGTGCAGACGCAGGCCGAGACCTTCTCGGTCAGGGTCTCGGGCGCCTTCCAGTCGGAGGCCGACCTGCTCGGCATCAACTTCCCGGTCGGGGACCGGATGGTCAGGCTCGCCGATATCGCGACGATCAGGCGCGGCCAGGCCGATCCGCCGACGCCGATGTTCCGCACCAACGGGCAAGACGCGATCGGGCTCGGCATCGCCATGCGCGAGGGCGGCGACATCCTGGCGCTCGGCGCCAACATCAAGAAGGCGATGGGCGAGATCACCGCCGGCCTGCCGCTCGGCATCGAGCCTCATCTCGTCGCCGACCAGGCGGTGACCGTCTCCTATGCGATCGACGACTTCATGTCGTCGCTCTGGCAGGCGGTCGGCATCATCCTCGTCGTCAGCTTCATCAGCCTCGGCGTGCGGCCGGGCCTCGTCGTCGCGCTGGCGATCCCGCTGACGCTCGCCATCGTCTTCGCCTGCATGCTGGTCGCCGGCATCGACATGCAGCGCATCTCGCTCGGCGCGCTGATCATCGCGCTCGCGCTCCTGGTCGACGACGCCATGACCACGACCGACGCCATGGTCACCCGGCTCGCCGCCGGCGAGCCGAAGCTGAAGGCGGCGACCTTCGCCTTCGACAAATACGCCACCGCGATGCTCGCCGGCACGCTCGTCACCATCGCCGGCTTCGTGCCGATCGGCTTCGCCGCGAGCTCGGCCGGCGAATACACCTTCTCGCTGTTCGCGGTGGTGACGATCGCGCTCGTCGTCTCCTGGTTCGTCGCCGTGCTGTTCGCGCCGGTGCTCGGCGTCGCCATGCTGAAGGCGCCGGACGCCGCCGCGCAGGGCGCCGAGCCCGGCCGGGTCGAGCGCGGCTTCCGGTCCATGCTCTCGGGCGCGATCAAGCTGCGCTGGATCACCATCGCCGTGACGCTCGCGCTCTTCGCCGCCTCGATCATGGCGCTGCCGCTGGTGCCGCGCCAGTTCTTCCCGGCCTCCGACCGGCCGGAGCTGCTCGTCGATCTGAGCCTGCCGCAGAACGCCTCGATCTATGCCAGCGAGGGGCTGGTCGACCGCTTCGAGGCGGCGCTGAAGGGCGATCCCGACATCGAGCGCTGGAGCACCTATATCGGCCGCGGCGCGATCCGCTTCTATCTCCCGCTCGATGCGCGGCTGCCGAACGACTTCTTCAGCCAGGCGGTGATCGTCGCCAAGGACGTGCCCGCCCGCGAGCGCGTGCAGAAGAAGCTCGAGACGCTGCTGGCCACGGAGTTCCCCAATGTGATCGGGCGCGTCTCGCCGCTCGAGCTCGGCCCGCCGGTCGGCTGGCCGGTGCAGTACCGGGTGAGCGGCCCCGACATCGCCGAGGTCCGCACCATCGCGATGAAGCTCGCCCAGGTCGTCGCCACCAACCCCAATACGCGGCAGATCAATTTCGACTGGATCGAGCCGTCGCGGCAGCTGCGCCTGCGGGTCGATCAGGACGAGGCGCGCCGGCTCGGCCTCTCGTCGGCGGCGGTCGCGGCCATCGTCAACACGGTTCTCTCCGGCACCGTCGTGACGCAGGTGCGCGATTCGATCTATCTCGTCGACGTCGTCGTGCGGGCGCAGGATGCCGAGCGCGTCTCGCTCGACACGCTGCGCAGCATGCAGGTCGCGCTGCCCTCGGGCCGCTCGGTGCCGGTGTCGCAGTTCGTCAGCTTCGATTACGGGCTCGACACGCCGCTGATCTGGCGCCGCGACCGCGTGCCGAACCTGACGGTCGCCGCCGATGTGACGCCCGGCACCCTGCCGGAGACCGTCGTCACCGCGCTGCAACCGGCGGTGGACGCGTTCCGGGCGACGCTGCCGGCCGACTACGACGTCGCCGTCGGCGGCTCGGTCGAGGAAAGCGCCAAGTCGCAGGCCTCGGTCATCGCCGTGGTGCCGGTGATGCTGCTGATCATGTTCACCGTGCTGATGGCGCAGCTCAAGAGCTTCAGGCTGTTCGCGATCGTGCTCTCGATCGCGCCGCTCGGGCTGATCGGCGTGGTCGGGGCGCTCCTCATCTCGGGCAAGCCGCTCGGCTTCGTCGCCCTGCTCGGCATCCTCGCCCTGATCGGCATCATCACCAAGAACGCGGTGATCCTGGTCGGCCAGATCGAGGACGAGCGCGCCGCCGGCAAGAGCGTCGCCCAGGCCGCGATCGACGCCGCCGGGACGCGCTTCCGGCCGATCATGCTGACCGCCGTCTCGACCGTGCTCGGCATGATCCCGATCGCGCCGACCGTGTTCTGGGGGCCGATGGCCTTCGCGATCATGGGCGGCCTGCTGGTGGCGACGGTGCTGACGCTCGTTCTCCTCCCCGTCCTCTATGTGACCGTCTTCGGCGCCGCGACCCCCGCAGGCGAGGCGCAGCGGACGGCCGACGCAGGAGCCTCCCTGTCATGA
- a CDS encoding efflux RND transporter periplasmic adaptor subunit: MSAIATRRMPGTGLGRAAMIVLVATALASCRDEQAPQVQDRPVGVVTVAAGQFADDLQLSGEIQAEKDVGLAFRIGGRVLDRPVNVGDRLTAGQVVARLEPTLEQNALTAALAALEAARGEVTTTRNTFARQESLMAQGFTTRPRFDQAQRAQETAQAALETAEAQVELARDRLSFTELRTDVAGVVTARRIEPGEVVQPGQVVAQVARDDDRDAVFNVPAAMLAGHLADAKIRVALADAPAVTAYGTIREVAPQADPVTRTFAVRVGLQNPPDAMRLGSTVVGIVEISTAAIIAIPASALTQQGRSPAVWIVDPVKSTVSLRNVDVLRFDPDTVILSQGLEPGETIVSAGIQALHPGQRVRPLPAPGQQAASARPPRP; the protein is encoded by the coding sequence ATGAGCGCGATCGCGACGCGGCGGATGCCGGGGACCGGACTGGGACGGGCGGCGATGATCGTGCTGGTGGCGACGGCGCTCGCCTCCTGCCGCGACGAGCAGGCGCCGCAGGTGCAGGACCGGCCGGTCGGCGTCGTCACCGTCGCGGCGGGGCAGTTCGCCGACGACCTCCAGCTCAGTGGCGAGATCCAGGCCGAGAAGGATGTCGGGCTCGCCTTCCGCATCGGCGGGCGCGTCCTCGACCGCCCGGTCAATGTCGGCGACCGGCTGACGGCCGGGCAGGTCGTCGCGCGGCTGGAGCCCACCCTGGAGCAGAACGCGCTGACCGCGGCGCTGGCGGCGCTGGAGGCGGCGCGCGGCGAGGTCACCACGACGCGCAACACCTTCGCGCGCCAAGAGAGCCTGATGGCGCAGGGCTTCACCACGCGTCCGCGCTTCGACCAGGCGCAGCGGGCGCAGGAGACGGCGCAGGCCGCGCTGGAGACCGCGGAGGCGCAGGTCGAGCTGGCGCGCGACCGGCTCAGCTTCACGGAGTTGCGCACCGATGTCGCCGGCGTGGTCACAGCCCGGCGCATCGAGCCGGGCGAGGTGGTGCAGCCGGGCCAGGTCGTGGCCCAGGTCGCCCGCGACGACGATCGCGACGCGGTCTTCAACGTGCCGGCGGCGATGCTTGCCGGCCATCTCGCCGATGCGAAGATCCGCGTCGCGCTCGCGGATGCGCCGGCCGTCACGGCCTATGGCACGATCCGCGAGGTCGCGCCGCAGGCCGATCCGGTGACGCGGACCTTCGCCGTCAGGGTCGGCTTGCAGAATCCGCCCGATGCGATGCGGCTCGGCTCCACCGTCGTCGGCATCGTCGAGATCTCGACGGCGGCGATCATCGCGATCCCGGCGAGCGCGCTCACCCAGCAGGGCCGCTCGCCGGCGGTGTGGATCGTCGATCCCGTGAAGTCGACCGTCTCGCTGCGCAATGTCGACGTGCTGCGCTTCGATCCGGACACGGTCATCCTGTCGCAGGGGCTGGAACCCGGCGAAACCATCGTCTCGGCCGGAATCCAGGCCCTGCATCCCGGGCAACGGGTCAGGCCGCTGCCCGCTCCCGGCCAGCAGGCGGCCTCGGCGCGTCCGCCGCGGCCTTGA